CCACTGGGTTTCGAACTTGCCGTTACCGTCAAACACCTGGATGCGGTGGTTTTCCCGGTCCGCGACATAGACCCAGCCATCGGCATCGCAGCATATGTTATGCGGCAGGTTGAACTGTCCCGGCTCGACCCCCGATTCACCCCAGGAAAACAGCAGCCTACCGTCGGGCGAATATTTGTGGACACGGGGATTGCCGTAGCCGTCCGACACGTAGATGTCGCCGTCCGGCGACAAGGCCGTGTGCGTGCAGCGGTGGAAAGGCAGACCCGACATATATGGCGCAGGCTTGTTTGAGGTACCGATGGTCATCAGCACCTTGCCGTCCAGCGTGCAGGCGCGCATCGTGTGGTCACCGTCATCGGTGCAGTACAGGGTTTCGTTCGGACCGATATGCAGCCCGTGCGCCTTGGAGAAGATGTCTTCGCCCCAGGACCGGAGGAAATTGCCCTCGCGGTCAAACACGATCATCGGATGTTCACCCCGATTGAAGACGTAGACATTGTCCTTGTGGTCGACGGCAACCGCGGCAACGTCGGTAAACGACCAGCCGTCCGGCAGTTTCCCCCATTCCGTATCGACCCTGTACCTGTAATCGCCGCTTCCGATGACGACCGACATGACCATTCCCTCCGTTATTATTGATTTAAGCCGCGACGATACTAGATCAGGTCGTGCGAGGTTGGAATCGCGTTTGGCGATCCAATCAGGTACATGAATCCGATCTGTCTTGTTGAAGATATAGCACCCGCGCCCATACAGCCAACGCGACGCAGCCTTTCCCGGCTTGCGAGCATCCGTGGGGAGACGCAGCCTTTCCCGGCTTGCGAGCATCCGTGGGGAGAAGACGCCTGCCCTGCAGATGGACTGGCTGCGCCCCCTCGCTTTGCGCTATGATTGCGTC
The Alphaproteobacteria bacterium genome window above contains:
- a CDS encoding peptidyl-alpha-hydroxyglycine alpha-amidating lyase family protein; protein product: MSVVIGSGDYRYRVDTEWGKLPDGWSFTDVAAVAVDHKDNVYVFNRGEHPMIVFDREGNFLRSWGEDIFSKAHGLHIGPNETLYCTDDGDHTMRACTLDGKVLMTIGTSNKPAPYMSGLPFHRCTHTALSPDGDIYVSDGYGNPRVHKYSPDGRLLFSWGESGVEPGQFNLPHNICCDADGWVYVADRENHRIQVFDGNGKFETQWHNMHRPSGLCMETCSDPLCYVGEIGPGMQVNIEAPNLGPRVTVMTNKGEVLARVGDIRAGREPHQFISPHGLAVDSHGDLYVGEVAFTAWPRFPFAMGNPPPADLRSMRKLVRVRD